In Bacillus sp. BGMRC 2118, a genomic segment contains:
- a CDS encoding D-2-hydroxyacid dehydrogenase — protein sequence MNIQNILVVSPMHKEIQTMIGEEGLHYNFRYLLEEDVTNDDFIWADCFVGFNLNTHYDYGQVQWVHSLGAGVDRFLHHRTWPEHVLLTRTICSFGQRIAEYCLSYILKDIQYHDQFKELQHEQTWKPMTPKLLSDQKIMIYGTGEIGQKTAEILAGFGVDVYGVSLSGQKKDYFKQVLSVEDSLSKLVEIDYVINTLPLTKKTEKMFNKNIFCQVTEAGFINVGRGASVHDDDLLQALEEKHVRFAVMDVFREEPLPKHHPLWSHPNVMITPHISAMTTPREAVDCFVETLKNIEERNPLRNKVDVRRGY from the coding sequence ATGAATATACAAAATATCCTAGTCGTAAGTCCAATGCATAAAGAAATTCAAACAATGATAGGGGAAGAAGGGTTACACTACAACTTTCGCTACCTACTAGAGGAAGATGTAACGAATGATGATTTCATCTGGGCTGACTGTTTTGTTGGCTTTAACTTAAATACGCATTATGATTACGGGCAGGTTCAGTGGGTACATTCACTAGGCGCGGGTGTGGACCGATTTTTACATCATCGAACGTGGCCAGAACACGTTCTCTTAACACGAACAATTTGTTCATTTGGTCAGCGAATTGCTGAATATTGTTTAAGCTACATATTAAAGGACATACAATATCACGATCAATTTAAGGAACTACAACATGAACAAACTTGGAAGCCTATGACTCCAAAATTACTATCTGACCAGAAAATCATGATCTACGGTACTGGGGAAATCGGACAGAAAACAGCCGAAATACTCGCTGGTTTTGGAGTAGATGTATATGGCGTATCACTTAGTGGACAGAAGAAGGACTATTTCAAACAAGTTTTGTCGGTGGAAGATTCTCTTTCAAAGTTGGTAGAAATAGATTATGTCATAAATACTTTGCCGCTGACGAAAAAGACAGAGAAAATGTTCAACAAGAATATTTTCTGTCAAGTTACGGAAGCAGGGTTTATAAACGTTGGGCGCGGAGCTTCGGTGCACGATGACGACTTACTTCAAGCACTAGAAGAAAAGCATGTACGCTTTGCTGTAATGGATGTATTCAGAGAGGAGCCTCTTCCTAAACATCACCCGTTATGGTCACATCCTAATGTGATGATCACACCACATATATCAGCGATGACAACACCACGGGAGGCTGTTGATTGTTTCGTAGAGACATTGAAAAATATCGAGGAAAGGAACCCTTTGCGAAATAAAGTGGATGTACGTAGAGGTTACTAA
- a CDS encoding ABC transporter substrate-binding protein yields the protein MDNKLLILWRYFSTGDVMTHEISDKLEVSTKQVNRYMKKWTNEGWLQFTPGLGRGNLSSLKWLRNVEQVYEEMVLEKFDLEPLEQTSKYLLFDWSNNSKMRLMTKFNTKIGYVHQPKDKLIVPKRYPFLSMHPLEAADASSANLVANIYNRVVGMTENGEIIDEIAHSWDLTQTKLRLYLKKDVKFHDGSILSAEDVSHCFEKLRVHKHYVNLWSPIKEITAVAPHVLDLHFPDGCSYALPLLSLMSASIYKEEKGKLYGTGGFFVEEDNEQKTSLVAFTDYFQERPLLDAVEFVRVPKEFNIVYHASADQEKNAASEVESDFGFVAVIMNPYRESIIQKKEVRNYIRQLLIKKRQSIHEYDTRAVPNDGSCIAGQQQKLECLNPIRPIFDLPIVVRIADHMKLSSDWLIDTLRNDGIPIEVQHISFAESTNNDPSIQNVDLFMHGEVFELSQELSFYNFLTNGFSPLTPILSNDTYWKVKLETYKQTPFEHWLPLILQTEKELIESSIMIPLFNEKRQTPLAAHLMNINISHFGYLDFSKLWVRPGLE from the coding sequence ATGGATAACAAATTACTGATACTTTGGAGGTATTTCTCTACCGGTGACGTGATGACCCATGAAATATCAGACAAACTTGAAGTGAGTACGAAACAAGTAAATCGATATATGAAAAAATGGACAAATGAGGGCTGGCTTCAATTTACACCAGGTCTTGGCAGAGGAAATCTCTCTAGCCTAAAATGGCTTCGTAATGTTGAACAAGTGTATGAAGAAATGGTCCTGGAAAAGTTCGATCTTGAACCGCTTGAACAGACGAGTAAGTACTTATTGTTTGATTGGTCCAATAATAGCAAAATGCGATTAATGACCAAGTTCAACACAAAGATTGGCTATGTTCATCAACCGAAGGATAAGTTAATTGTACCAAAGCGATATCCTTTTTTATCAATGCATCCATTAGAAGCAGCAGATGCCAGCAGCGCCAATTTAGTTGCCAATATTTATAATCGGGTAGTAGGTATGACTGAAAATGGAGAAATAATAGATGAAATTGCCCATAGTTGGGATTTAACCCAAACAAAACTGCGACTTTATCTAAAAAAAGATGTGAAATTCCATGACGGTTCCATTCTATCTGCAGAGGATGTGTCCCATTGCTTTGAGAAACTTCGCGTACATAAGCATTATGTCAACCTATGGTCACCGATTAAAGAAATTACAGCTGTAGCCCCTCACGTTCTTGATCTTCACTTTCCGGATGGCTGCAGCTATGCTTTACCATTGTTATCGTTAATGAGTGCCAGTATTTATAAAGAGGAAAAAGGAAAACTGTATGGAACAGGTGGCTTCTTTGTAGAAGAAGATAATGAACAAAAAACTAGTTTAGTAGCCTTTACAGATTATTTTCAAGAACGACCACTATTAGATGCGGTAGAATTTGTAAGAGTTCCAAAGGAATTCAACATTGTTTATCATGCTTCAGCAGATCAAGAAAAAAATGCTGCTTCAGAAGTGGAAAGTGATTTTGGATTTGTTGCAGTCATCATGAACCCGTATCGAGAATCCATTATTCAGAAAAAAGAGGTACGGAATTATATCCGACAATTACTAATTAAAAAACGCCAATCCATCCATGAATATGATACACGGGCAGTACCTAATGATGGCAGTTGCATCGCTGGACAACAGCAAAAATTAGAATGTCTTAACCCAATTCGACCGATTTTTGATCTACCGATTGTAGTAAGAATAGCAGATCATATGAAACTAAGCTCTGACTGGCTAATAGATACGTTGAGAAATGACGGAATTCCCATCGAAGTCCAGCACATATCTTTTGCCGAATCCACCAACAACGATCCAAGCATTCAAAATGTTGATCTTTTTATGCATGGTGAAGTCTTTGAGTTGAGTCAAGAGCTTTCATTCTATAACTTTCTAACAAACGGATTCTCACCTTTGACACCAATCCTTTCGAACGATACCTACTGGAAGGTAAAGTTAGAAACTTATAAACAGACACCATTTGAGCATTGGCTACCCCTTATCCTACAAACAGAAAAGGAACTAATTGAATCTTCTATTATGATTCCTCTTTTTAACGAAAAACGGCAAACCCCACTGGCAGCCCATTTAATGAATATCAATATTAGTCATTTTGGCTATCTTGATTTTTCAAAGCTTTGGGTAAGGCCAGGTTTGGAATAA
- a CDS encoding MFS transporter produces MGWKDYHQNIKVRLITSFLNRTVSSAVMPFMALFFAHEINKVWSGVFLALTVIIGFIVNLIGGYISDRFTRKKVLVITSSLSSLMFFVMAASLVPVSKIIWLFAAAYIGFVITSSLGRPSMNAIIMDSTTPENRKAVYTLDYWLINLSMAIGAVIGGLLYVNYQLELFILLTFTSVIIPIAYSIWLQEGVKEKVEKKHSNVFLDLLDNYKVALKDSAFVKVVVGSTFIFAAEFSLNSYIGIRLSETFKTINIGEFDLSGVRMLSLLNIQNMLLVVCLTFFISKLTDRLSTKRAILIGLTLYGIGYVTVTSANEWYFLLLFNVIATIGELIYSPIREAEQANMIPHDKRGSYSAFSNISYSGADLIARSTIILGAFLAPMMMSVYIGMIIMLGMMLIYSGIFLRDRRPKQELSESIRA; encoded by the coding sequence ATGGGTTGGAAAGATTATCATCAAAACATAAAGGTACGGTTAATTACTTCGTTTCTAAATCGTACTGTATCGTCTGCAGTTATGCCGTTTATGGCGTTATTTTTTGCACATGAGATCAACAAAGTATGGTCAGGTGTTTTTTTAGCTTTAACGGTAATCATTGGTTTTATCGTAAACCTTATTGGTGGATATATATCAGACCGGTTTACCCGAAAAAAGGTGCTGGTCATCACGTCAAGTTTAAGCTCACTAATGTTTTTCGTGATGGCTGCAAGCTTAGTACCAGTTAGTAAGATTATTTGGTTATTTGCAGCCGCTTATATTGGATTTGTGATCACGAGCAGTCTTGGAAGACCGTCAATGAATGCAATTATTATGGATTCGACAACACCTGAAAATAGAAAGGCCGTTTATACATTAGATTATTGGTTAATCAATTTATCGATGGCCATTGGTGCGGTAATAGGTGGATTATTGTATGTAAACTATCAACTAGAGTTATTTATATTGCTGACATTTACTTCGGTTATCATCCCGATTGCTTACTCAATATGGCTTCAAGAAGGAGTAAAAGAGAAAGTAGAAAAGAAGCATAGCAATGTATTTCTAGATTTACTAGATAACTATAAGGTGGCTTTGAAGGATTCTGCTTTTGTAAAAGTTGTTGTTGGTTCAACGTTTATATTTGCAGCAGAGTTCTCGTTAAACAGTTATATTGGAATTCGTTTATCAGAGACATTCAAGACCATTAATATCGGAGAGTTCGACCTTTCCGGGGTGAGAATGTTAAGTTTATTGAACATCCAAAACATGCTGCTTGTTGTTTGTCTCACTTTTTTCATTAGCAAGTTAACAGACCGCTTGTCTACCAAAAGAGCGATTCTCATAGGATTAACACTCTATGGAATCGGCTATGTCACGGTTACGTCTGCAAACGAATGGTACTTCTTACTATTATTTAATGTTATTGCAACGATCGGTGAATTGATTTATTCCCCAATTCGGGAGGCAGAGCAGGCGAACATGATTCCACACGATAAGAGGGGATCATACTCTGCTTTTTCAAACATATCATATAGCGGAGCGGACCTGATTGCCAGGTCAACAATTATTTTAGGTGCCTTTTTGGCTCCTATGATGATGTCAGTATATATTGGGATGATCATTATGCTAGGGATGATGTTGATCTATTCCGGTATATTCCTGCGAGATAGAAGACCAAAACAAGAGTTATCAGAATCAATCCGTGCATGA
- a CDS encoding PAS domain S-box protein codes for MNESISDINYQEVMEYSLTPLIVHSQLKIIYINEAAERFFRASKEDIIGARPVDIFKETAKPAIVKRISGAYSVPAELIEETIFRMDGTTVDVQLYCHPLKIGETKAIQTYVNDMTERKLHEKEHLEMNKQLDELASTIVPLMSGIAVLPLLGKIDHERTIKLLEFVPINVQKLNVKSLIIDFSGIYQLDTIVINNLFTITNVLSLLGVECILTGIRAKIAMEAIQFGVNPKELTILSDVRQALSFLGMNVSKSVDENDFL; via the coding sequence TTGAATGAATCGATATCTGATATAAATTATCAAGAAGTGATGGAATATTCATTAACTCCATTAATTGTTCACTCTCAATTAAAGATTATCTACATAAATGAAGCAGCGGAAAGGTTCTTTAGAGCATCCAAGGAAGATATCATTGGGGCTAGACCAGTTGATATTTTCAAAGAAACGGCTAAGCCTGCAATAGTTAAGCGAATATCAGGAGCCTACAGTGTGCCGGCAGAGTTGATTGAAGAGACGATATTTAGAATGGACGGAACGACAGTGGATGTTCAGTTATATTGTCATCCGCTAAAGATTGGTGAGACAAAAGCTATCCAAACATATGTGAATGATATGACAGAAAGAAAGCTCCATGAGAAGGAACATCTTGAAATGAATAAACAACTAGATGAATTAGCCTCAACAATTGTTCCACTCATGTCAGGCATTGCGGTGCTTCCTTTATTGGGTAAAATAGATCATGAACGGACAATAAAACTACTAGAATTTGTTCCAATCAATGTTCAAAAACTAAATGTTAAAAGTTTAATTATCGACTTTTCCGGTATCTATCAATTAGACACGATCGTGATTAATAATCTATTTACGATAACGAACGTATTAAGTTTACTTGGAGTTGAATGTATTCTGACTGGAATCAGAGCAAAAATTGCAATGGAAGCCATTCAATTCGGTGTTAATCCAAAGGAATTAACAATTTTGTCTGATGTTAGGCAGGCGCTTAGCTTCCTAGGGATGAATGTTAGTAAAAGTGTTGATGAGAATGATTTTTTGTAG
- a CDS encoding class I SAM-dependent methyltransferase — MKELVTSTFNKLAHIYETNIDTNGLYNSEYERPAMMKHIQLDLRDKTVLDAGCAAGWYTLQLTNRGASVVATDISPEMVSATKRRVGDNTEVICLDLEKELPFEDATFDLIISSLTLHYLKNWDQTFREFQRVLKKNGQLLFSVHHPHSDIKILRDPHYFKVELIIDKWKKEGRVYDVPYYRRPLQYIINSTLNHFNLEEVIEPEPTLTFKQKSPESYKRLMSCPQFIIMKARKV; from the coding sequence ATGAAAGAATTAGTGACATCGACATTTAATAAACTTGCCCATATATATGAAACAAACATTGATACAAACGGTTTGTATAACAGTGAATACGAAAGACCAGCGATGATGAAGCATATACAACTTGATTTGAGAGATAAGACCGTCTTGGATGCAGGTTGTGCGGCTGGTTGGTATACTCTTCAACTAACGAATAGAGGTGCCTCTGTAGTGGCAACAGACATTAGCCCTGAAATGGTAAGTGCAACGAAAAGGAGGGTAGGTGACAACACGGAGGTAATTTGTCTAGATTTGGAGAAAGAGCTCCCATTTGAAGATGCTACCTTTGATCTAATTATTAGTTCACTTACTCTTCATTATTTAAAAAATTGGGATCAAACATTTCGTGAATTTCAGAGAGTCTTAAAAAAGAATGGTCAATTGTTATTTTCTGTTCATCATCCACATTCTGATATAAAGATATTACGTGATCCTCATTACTTTAAGGTAGAACTTATTATCGATAAGTGGAAAAAAGAAGGAAGAGTGTATGATGTTCCCTATTATCGCAGACCCCTTCAATATATCATTAATAGTACGTTGAACCATTTTAATTTAGAAGAGGTCATTGAGCCCGAGCCTACACTGACATTCAAACAAAAATCACCTGAAAGTTATAAGAGACTAATGAGTTGTCCTCAATTTATCATTATGAAAGCAAGAAAAGTATAA
- a CDS encoding DUF1572 domain-containing protein, whose amino-acid sequence MSRLEEDYLTMVLSQFTHFKERAEKGMRQLSEEDWHYKPSEESNSIAIIVKHLSGNMHSRWVDFLTTDGEKPYRERDLEFVDCGESMEFLMKKWEDGWKLLLNTIGNLTPDDLHKRITLRQQPLTVMQAIQTEIAHISYHVGQILYIGKQIKNKEWEILSIPKKHSRTTTI is encoded by the coding sequence GTGAGCAGATTAGAAGAAGACTACCTTACAATGGTGCTGAGCCAGTTTACCCACTTTAAAGAGCGGGCAGAGAAGGGGATGCGACAATTGTCAGAGGAAGACTGGCACTATAAGCCAAGTGAAGAATCAAATAGTATAGCCATCATTGTAAAGCACCTGAGTGGGAATATGCATTCACGGTGGGTAGATTTTTTGACGACCGATGGAGAAAAACCTTATAGAGAAAGAGATTTAGAGTTTGTTGATTGTGGAGAATCGATGGAATTCTTGATGAAAAAGTGGGAAGACGGGTGGAAGCTACTGCTTAACACGATTGGAAATCTTACACCTGATGATTTACATAAACGTATTACTTTAAGACAACAGCCATTAACTGTCATGCAAGCGATTCAAACTGAAATTGCACATATAAGTTATCATGTTGGACAGATTCTGTATATCGGAAAACAAATCAAGAATAAGGAATGGGAAATCCTAAGTATACCGAAAAAACATTCTAGAACAACAACAATTTAG
- a CDS encoding YjcZ family sporulation protein translates to MAFGTGFGYGCQGYGYSAPVAGVGYGTGGGFALIVVLFILLIIVGAAWL, encoded by the coding sequence ATGGCATTTGGAACAGGATTCGGATACGGTTGTCAAGGTTATGGTTATAGCGCGCCAGTAGCAGGTGTTGGTTATGGTACAGGAGGCGGCTTTGCTTTAATCGTCGTTCTGTTTATTCTATTAATCATTGTGGGAGCAGCTTGGCTTTAA
- a CDS encoding YjcZ family sporulation protein, producing MGEVAGTGVGYGGGFALLVVLFILLVIVGSAYVGGGYGY from the coding sequence ATGGGTGAAGTAGCTGGCACAGGTGTTGGATATGGAGGAGGATTTGCTCTTCTTGTTGTGTTATTTATTTTGTTAGTCATCGTTGGTTCTGCATATGTAGGTGGAGGATACGGTTATTAA
- a CDS encoding DUF1232 domain-containing protein, with translation MFTKMKAWASNLKKQIVILYLAYKDKRVPWYAKAITACVVAYAFSPIDFIPDFIPILGYIDDVILLPLGIMLAMKLIPKDVLSDCAGRAEEIMKHGKPKNWIVGSTIVMMWSLIIFWLLVMTYRLLFNV, from the coding sequence ATGTTCACGAAAATGAAGGCTTGGGCAAGTAATTTAAAGAAACAGATCGTTATACTCTACTTAGCTTATAAAGATAAAAGAGTGCCTTGGTATGCTAAAGCAATTACTGCTTGTGTGGTCGCATACGCGTTCAGTCCAATTGATTTCATACCAGATTTCATACCAATTCTAGGCTATATAGATGACGTAATTCTTCTCCCATTAGGAATAATGCTTGCAATGAAATTGATACCGAAAGATGTATTATCTGACTGTGCAGGTAGGGCAGAAGAAATAATGAAACATGGTAAACCAAAGAATTGGATAGTTGGTTCAACAATCGTTATGATGTGGAGCTTAATTATTTTTTGGCTTCTCGTAATGACATATCGGTTATTATTCAACGTATGA
- a CDS encoding translocation protein TolB, which produces MLHKLLPLILLLLFPFATFANVEVPIKAAFVRNHQLWMKEGNVETQLTFDKYVYSPQWSYDGRFIAYIDGNEHGEKSNLWIYDTEKNESYEPYHHIETSSFSWSPARNELAYLSGWVLNVTKSKGGRPHGFENVSLGVSSFEWYPDGKNLIVSTTSNRLPTGWEPIKLYQIPKNMNLNENKAKPLYSITIDENDVFAVTVGSFKWSHDGKWVSFLGTPTASWAMDSNPLCVLSSDGKVFKDIGRMLGFSEWFKWAPQANQLAYISGEGRFFVENKITTIADIEAGTKQENLTPKGFVDLDVEWRSPSKVIVARSQENKKWKEGPVPTMFTSLYEIDIVSGNQQQITFPKENELDENPQVVGSYLTWIRRQGNRFQGGDVWIMHEKQKEPIVWIKDVDDSPVLFAN; this is translated from the coding sequence ATGTTACATAAACTACTACCACTAATTCTTCTACTCTTATTCCCGTTCGCGACTTTTGCTAACGTGGAAGTACCCATCAAGGCTGCTTTTGTTCGCAATCATCAATTATGGATGAAAGAGGGAAATGTTGAAACTCAGCTTACTTTTGATAAATATGTGTATTCACCTCAGTGGTCATATGATGGAAGATTTATTGCATATATCGATGGTAACGAGCATGGAGAGAAGTCGAACTTATGGATTTATGATACAGAAAAAAATGAAAGCTATGAACCGTATCATCACATTGAGACATCTTCATTTTCTTGGTCACCTGCACGCAACGAACTCGCTTATCTTTCAGGTTGGGTACTAAACGTTACGAAATCAAAGGGTGGCAGACCACATGGATTTGAAAATGTATCGTTAGGGGTTAGCAGCTTTGAATGGTATCCAGATGGAAAAAATCTCATTGTTTCGACCACATCAAACCGCCTTCCCACCGGATGGGAGCCAATAAAGTTGTACCAAATTCCTAAGAATATGAATCTAAACGAAAACAAAGCGAAACCACTATACTCAATTACCATTGATGAAAATGATGTATTTGCGGTTACTGTTGGTAGCTTTAAGTGGAGTCATGACGGAAAATGGGTCAGTTTTTTAGGCACGCCAACAGCTTCCTGGGCCATGGATAGTAACCCTTTATGTGTGTTATCTTCAGATGGAAAAGTTTTTAAGGATATTGGAAGAATGTTAGGTTTTAGTGAATGGTTTAAATGGGCACCACAAGCTAACCAATTAGCTTATATTTCAGGGGAAGGTCGTTTTTTTGTGGAGAATAAAATCACAACTATTGCAGATATAGAAGCTGGGACAAAACAAGAAAACCTAACACCGAAAGGATTTGTAGACCTGGATGTAGAGTGGAGGTCTCCATCAAAAGTGATTGTCGCCCGGTCACAGGAAAACAAAAAATGGAAAGAGGGACCTGTCCCAACAATGTTTACCTCTCTATACGAAATTGATATAGTCTCAGGTAATCAACAGCAAATTACCTTTCCAAAAGAGAATGAATTAGATGAAAACCCTCAGGTAGTAGGCTCTTATCTAACTTGGATACGCAGGCAAGGAAATAGATTCCAAGGTGGAGATGTGTGGATCATGCATGAAAAACAGAAAGAACCGATTGTTTGGATTAAAGATGTTGATGATTCACCAGTCTTATTTGCCAACTAA